The DNA region ATGGTAACTAGGTGACATGGTTGTGGAGATGTTGCAGGAACTCCCCCCTGGTTGTTGTGTGTCCCGGAAAAACGGCCTGGCAAAAGTCGCACACGTGAGAGTGCAGCGTCACATCGGACATCAGCAATCTGCCTGGAAGACTCTGGAGGTCAAAGCCAAGGAACTGGCAGTCTGACAGAGACATCTGAGGCAAACACAGCACATTTTTACAGGTAAATATGGGAAACAATGTGTTGGTGCAAATAAATGCCGTCCCCTGATGTGGTTCATTTACCCTCGAGTTGTGGTGGCTCCCGCCTTCACTGGGAGGATCACAGGAAAACCTATTTGTTAAAGAGTCCTGTGCTAATGACATCTTTTGTTGTGCTTTGCCATAAGACGCCTTCATGCTGAGCTTGGACATATCTTCAGCTAGGAGATGAGATGTGTTCTCATTTGGAGGGCGTGCATACAAGTCAGACTGTGCTGTGGGGTTGTGTGCACTTATTGTGTTTCCCTGGAAATGCACTGGGATTTCTTGGATACGCTTGGCAGACAAGTCTCCATTTGAAGCACCTGCAGACAAACGCTTTTACTGAGTCATGATGGATAGCGAGACCTATTTTCTGGACTGTTTTGTTTAACCTTTGGCCTCCTGTAGGGTTGTCATAAGTCGGTGCAACAGAGCCGCCTGCCTAAGACAAAGAGATTTCAGGCGAACAAACTCCTGGTAAAGTTCTCTGTATGCTGCCTCCATCTTATATCACCAGTCTGCAGCTGTGGAAAGAACATGGCTAATTAGATGAGGGTTTTAACACATTTAGTTATGTCACCACAGTCCATGGACATAGCTACATTTAGACATAGTAACATGtgaacaaacatacagtatgcctAATATGTGGCAAAcacacctacaggaagtgaaaattaattaaaatatagatCTTGTTCCTCATTTGCTATACTTCCAATATTGTAAGACTTTTTAATAAGTTTATAGTGTGTGTAACatgtggcacggtggaagactggttagagcgtctgcctcacagttctgaggaccggggttcaatccccggacccgcctgtgtgaagtttgcatgttctccccatgcctgcatgggttttctccggacactccggtttcctcccacatcccaaaaaacatgcatggtaggttaattgacaactctaaattgcccgtaggcgtgaatgtgagtgtgaattgttgtttgtttgtatgtgccctgcgattggctggcaaccagttcagggtgtaccccgcctcctgcccgatgatagatgggataggctccagcatgcccgcgaccctagtgaggagaagcggctcagaaaatggatggatggatggatgtgtgtaacataacataacagtgCACAAATGCATGCTTGGATGAGGTTGTCATGCTcatcattttttgaaaaaaaaaaaaaagtaccggcattaccagataactagcaaccctttactgctcagtgactgttttttattttttttattttgtcaatgtctttatgtctcaaaagtgttctctgtcaattgactgtctgttgtcgtacaagagcggctccaagtaccggagacaaattccttgtgtgttttttggacatacttggcaaataaagatgattctgattctgatcacacTTTTGAGATGAACTAGAACAGAGGTCATGATAACGTCAGTGAactcacaaatgttcttctggatgaacaaaataaacattccaCAGACATACTCTAAATCTTGTAGGAAGGCTTCTCGCTGTATGTGCAGTGACCCGAGTGACCACGTGGCCAAATACTTTGTATCGTGTATCATAATTGCTATTATCTTGTCCATACACTAGTTAAGAAATATATGAAAAGATAATGCTCTTCTAGATTTATGTGCTTCAACATGGTACGCATTGAGGGATATTGTGCTacattggaagttttttttttttaactttactttTATTGACAACACTTATTTTTGGGAGCACCTAGAGTGATAGGGATATGATCTAATTAACAAAAGAGCCGAATGGACTGTGACTAAACATACAGATTGAAGTGGGTTTGCATATTGGAGGAAACACATCGAGTTCATCTTACGTATATGACATAATTtattaatgcaaaaaataaaatccatctttttttctctaccgcttatcctcactagggtcaccggtgagctggagcctatcccagctgactttgagcggggtacaccctgaacacgtggccagttaatcacagggcactCAGAATCGACCATTcagactcatattcacaccttttagattcttcaatttgCATGTCTTTGGAACGCACGTGGGAAGAAGCACAAGGAAGGCCGAAGCGAGGAATCGAACCCCGACCTCAGAAATGCGCGCgatggatgtgctaaccacttttatccaccatgccgcctcacGAATAGcaacaatgaaaaaatatatttgaggaCACATCTACTGTATAGGTACAGTATGTACTCTACTAGCTTACAGTATACGGTATAGGCTAGCTGTAACTGCGAGCATTCACATAGCCAACAATAAAATGAGGAAGAAGGGCTAAGCTTCCATGTCTTTTCACACGTAGCAGgttaaatgatgatgataacaaAGTCAGCTTTAGTTTCATTGGATTTCTGATGCAAAAACAGTCATGAACTAAGATGTAGACTAAAAATTAGACTCAAACATGACATGTTCTTTCCAAATTTGACCTGAAAGTACCACCCTTTGGTGGAATCTTTATTAGTTTATGCAGTAtatctgagattttgaaaaggttagaccaGGTTAGACTCATAATATATAGTTAAACGTAACGTttaacacataaaagaacatccacttttgaacagtttcattttcataatttcggacttttttttatggaacattaatGCCATCACTTATCTCGGTTGTCACGAagcaatattgtctaaattgtgcacatttgtcattcgGTCAACATGGGATCATGTTTTCAACACACTTTACCGATATACGGTAACAAgcagatttttgttatttatttacattttatcttgttttgttatcagtttaactttctgtaaagaacaaatatgtggttaattcctaAATACCTATGgttttaatccttttttttttttttttttgtggaaacatCCTAAGGTCCTGTTGATGCAATCactcaaaattaagaaaagtaattcaaatgtaatcaaaggtaattagttatattactttgaaaaATTAATTGACATAGTTAcgctaatattttattttcaataggGTAACTTgaaattgtaaccaactacatttccaaagtaatcttcccaacactgcccAAATGTTATGTACACTGACACTCAGTGAGCAGCTAGACATGTACACTGCATCATGCTGagtatttcaaacattttggttATAGTTTTAGTTTACAGTAGTAGTGTCTTTTGAGTGTGTATCAGTAAACGTTTACTGACCAGTCACACGATCATCTGCCGCAGCTCCAAGCAATCACTTCTATCCAGCTACGTTAATCTCATAAAGGTCTCCTGTAATagccaaaaacatttgttatatAAATTCTGGACATTGTGGTTCGTTCTCTCGTACCACCTTATACTAGAAGCTAGAAAGAAAACGGAAGTGGCTAAggagaatgaggaagtgaaaAGCATTTTGTTGAAAGGGAACCTCATGCGTTAAATAAGACTACGGAAAATATTTTCAGAACATCATAGCAAACGTCATGATAGCAATGTCAGTCAGTATTTTGGAAAGTTGTCATCATTTTTGGGGCGAAAAGagctttctatttttttccatgcatGAAATATAGCATACATACAGAAAACCCTCTAAACGTCTCCGTTAGGTCCAAATGTATTTGGACCATGAGAGTTATATATAACTATGTGACTTTTGAGTCCCTGAACATGGAGGTAATTGCTGAATGGTAAgcatcacatttttgtaaaacctTTCTCAAAGAAAACTGGAAGTCCACTCTTAAATTATatctagatttttttaaatatggtggCAAATCCATTTTGGTGGTATACAAAGGCAAAAATCCCAAGACTGTCATTGTTCTAATGACTGTAATCACTTGTCAAATTGTACTACGACATTCTTCATTCAATATCAGACCTAAAATACAACAActtaaaaaaagtgtgtttcaagAATAATACTGTAATGGTGCATTagtagtttatatatatatatatatatatatatatatatatatatataaatttgccattataatcatattttgtttaaattgtcaTCTGTTCTTTTTTGGTTTGTGATTTTAGATTTGAGAGAAATATTTACTTGTACTGGCCTGCAGTTTACTCATGAAAATAAGGAACTCACTTTGTGTTCTGCTTTTCTTTCACCTCTGTGCATCATTTCCCCCTGTTACACTCTAAAATAGTTTACTTGAACACACGGAGATAACCTTGCTGATAGGAACTGACTGCAGATGAAGCAGGTGTGCTAATAGAGATCAGAAGACCTTGTCTCAGAGAGGCCTTAGGTAGAAGTAATTATTACGAGCTTAAACCATCCAACTCTCACTAATGTTCACGCTTCTTGTCATTACAGTTGGACAATAGCCCAAAGCTCAAACTCCCTTCATGCATGATGTCATGTGAGACTTAAACTGCATTTTGCTCCTTTTGTTGGGTACTATCGTGATGCAAAGAGTAAAAATGTGATGATGACTATACAACTAAAAATAGTTATTTAAAGTTATTTCAAGATAAAAGAGTTGCACGTTACCTAtaacattacatttgttttgtgattGTGATTAGGATTTGACTGTAGGActgatttccattattttttccaaatccgcaaaaatccatccatccattttccgtcccacttatcctcactagggtcgcgggcatgctggagtctagcccagctatctttgggcgaaaggcggggtacaccctgaactggtcgccagccaattgcagggcacataaaaacaaaaaaccattaacacctacaggcaatttagagtctgcaatgaacctaccatgcatgttttgggatgttggaggaaaccggagcacctggagaaaacccacgcaggcacggggaagacatgcaaactccacacaggtgaggtcggatttgaacccgggtcctcaaaactgtgaggcagaagggCTTACCAGGATTTCACTGTGCCACCAAATCTACACAAATTCCAAACATATTTCTTTTTGTCAGACTGCATGATTAAGATAGGATCAGGTGCAGCTGGTACATGAATGTGAGTCACTGTCATTGAGATTTATTAAgacgaatggatggatgtgctgcTTGAGGCTGAtgttggtttaaaaataaaccttATTTAATGCATCGGAGTCCGGTGGGTGGCAGATTACTTTCTCTGACATCCATCCACTTGAGTGCCACCCCCCAAACCCTCCTCCCTCTGAGTTTGGAGCCAGCACCTTATGATCCCAATGGACTTGCCAGTCCACTTCACTTATGTAACTCTCTGTTTAAGGAACATGGGAAGACTAACTCTAATGACATCTTTTCAAAATGGTTGCAGCGTGGGTGGCGGTGTGGAGGAACAACACATTCAAAAGAACAGACTCTTTTTTAGAACACATAAAGATGGACTTGTGTGAATAATTTcaagactgtacaatatttttatatttttatttttatatttaagttTTATAATGGTTTACTAGAGTGTCCCCAACTAGCGTGCCATGGCATCTTTGCGTGCTGTGTGAGATCATCAGGTGCCGCAGGAAATCATCAAGCTGTACTTAATTTGTTGgctaattattatttacttaaTTACAAATCTGTCTGTGTTCATctgtctatgccagcgacgtatagcaGCAGGAAGAATAATTAAATGcccttccattagatggcagaaaatacagtaaacctgtgtatccacctgctgctattcatacaacagaataaatcattgcttcctgtgagtatatttggtttgtgttcaattaaactaGCCCAGTTTTTACGATAAGTAAGTCAGTTCATGAGTAAATATTTCAAGTTAAACATATTCATGGATGAGGGAAGCAGCCATTTAAACTGCACCTTTGGGTTTAATAACAATACACTGTAGAAAAAGTATATTGTCCAAcagacttttttgttgttgaaaacaTTAAACTGGACTGACAAGTATTTGAAACGTTTGTTAATGCTGAACTttaactattttcactcgtaTTTTCTACAGTGAAAATATGTTCATGCTCATTCtagtttaaatttgaaaatagaTGTGACAAAcaagtcttattttgaaagtcccTGCTCTTTGCCAGACTGTTTCTATTAATATGTCTCTTAATATATTATCTTTTGATTATATGTGTAACACCATCAGGTGTGTCAGATTACTATTCGTGTGTGACATGTAAAAGCCACACATTCCAATAAAAATTAAGATATGTAgataacaaaaaatatgtttaaatgttatttatactGAATCACTGATGGATAATGCACATAATAATTGCTGAGGAGGCAGCTGAGTTGCACTCCCACTACACGCTTCACCCCAAGTAACATAAGCCCAAAGAGCACAGATGCTGATAAACGAGCTGGCGAATGTATAATGCAAATTCACATACCCGCTAGTATGAAGACTTTTGACACAAAATATTTGCACCGCTATTTTTAACAGCTGGTCTTGTTTCCAAGGACTTGTTCAACACCTTGTCGCCTCCAACACTGCTGTAGGGCcactcaagaagaagaagacgaagaagaagaagaaaaatgccatTCACATTGCATGCTAAAGAGTCTGTTTATTTTGGATTTATGCAGGTATTTGATTGTGTCTTATCGGTCAGACCACCAATCGTGTTTGCTGGTTTGCACACCATGTGTTTGCTCTGACCTTGAACCCCTCCTTCCATACACATACACTGTGCCACCCTTGCATTGCACTTGGTCCTTGTGTTAGGGGCTCTCTGAAgtgcgtgtatatgtgtgtacatgtgagtaatagtggtggtgggggggggggctttgctGTGAATAACTTCTGGGCCAGGAACTGTCATCTGCCAGTGCAACACGATCTAGCCTGTCAATCTTGTTTTATAATTGTAACATTCTCATGTTTTTTGGCTGAGCAGAGAGAAGTTTCCAACATAGTGAGAAGCGCAGGCGAACACATATTGAAATAGATATGCTTTTTATCTCTCACTGTGCTTCTCTAGCAGCAAGTgacattacaataaaaaaggcgtttttttttaacaggttaTCTACactccattaggtacacctgcacaattgacattataatttgtttttacttgaaTTAACATTTTCTTAACTATCAGTTCCACAGGATTTTATAATGTTAGTTAAAATccatgtaaagtgaaaataaatgtcttctaaactGGAGACACCACAGAGAATAGTTTTGTTAACCACCTGCCAAACTTGAAGGATTGAAATAATCGCCAAATGTCAAAATTCAAGCCATTTTCTCCACTCTCAAACATCGTGGCAATGTCCACTGAATGTGTTAAAACCACACCTCGCTCAACTGTCCACTGCCAATCAAATACCAATACTACGACCTAGAAAAATGtatgctacttcatctagcatTTATATTTTGTCTCCACATagctacatgtttgagccgcgaAAATATATCAGGCTTAAaagccccctggtggctggatTCCACAGTGTCATCGAGGGCTTTTCTACGCCGACACAATGAGacactctaaagcggccataACAGCGCGAAGCCCCTGCCCACACACTGCCTGTCAGATctggcttttattttatttcattttccccCTTCGTCATCTTTCTGCGCATGACGTGTGCGAACTCGCAGCCGACAATGAGACACTCTAATGCGGCCATGCAGCCTGAAGCTTCGGTCCATACGCTGACTGTCAAGTTGGACTTGTTTTCCCCCTCCTCGCACGTCTGCCTTTCTCTGTGTGATGTACGCACACTCAGTgccgacaacaaggcgctctcaTGCACCAGTCACAATATGTAATCCTATTGATCGAcatcaaggtgcgctgtcggagaggtgttgttgatatgtcacacgacacggaagatatccaaaaaaacaaacatgctggATTTCTCATTTTGCCGTTGTTGAGCTATCGTAAAGCCAAATCATTGgccgtggattatgtcacactacaagaggtTTTGTCATTCCCgccaaaatatgtcgggcctaATCTGGGAAATGGCTTGCGGTTGCTAATCAAggcaatatcggggctaaaatcctgtagtcgaATCTAGACATAAAGCGACCACGCCAGCCGACTCGCCtgaggaagatgcattttcaggtGTTGGCATAGCTCGCTAGCTAACAGCATACCACAGTTGCGCTGAATAACTGCTGATGCAAACGAAGATACTGAAGTACTTATTGGGTAGGGGAGGGACTCATGCTGGCGCCCAAGTGAGACACTGGGCCCCATTTTAGCCAAGCCCAAAAAATAGGGAAAACTGAAAgtgaaaaacaattttacacgatgggctctattttcatagactATGCAACGTGTACCAGAGCGCAAATGGTGAAGTACCTTGATTTTCGTGGAAGCGTAAgggtttgccaatttggcagccTGGTCTAAGCCAAGATGGGCATACCGACACAACAAGGCTGTGTCCTTTGACATCTGCCCGGCACACACGGTGACAATTTGGTAACTGAAAGTTGGTCTAATGTACAGCTGCTCAGACCATGTCTAACTTGGCGCCATGTACACCGCTGGTCTAACACgatttttgtgaatttgatcGAGgcgcaggcagacagatacacaAGCTCCGTGGACATGTGTGGTGGATCAGACATATTTCATTCACATATGTGTAAACAGTGGACAGTGAACCCTCTTAATCATAAAGCATAAAGCAAATCATTgattccattattattatttctgaaTCATCCCACAGGCCGGCACGCAGCTATGGAGGGGCACAAGAACAATGTAGATGGGATAAATACATGAGGTATCGGAACATCTTTAAGTCGGTTATCACTGTATTTAATCACGCTGCCTGTTGCCACAtcagccaagagcagtgacaatgctccggTCATGGATCACTGCATCTGCATATAGAGTTAcagatatatatgtatgtatatgtgtgtgtgtgtgtatatatatatatgtatatatatatatatatatatatatatatatatatatatatatatatatatatatatatatatatatatatacatacatacacacacacgcatatatacagtgggtacggaacgtattcagacccccttaaaattttcagttttttatattgcagccatttgctaaaatcttttaagttcatttttttccacattaatgtacacacaacaccccatattgacagaaaaaaaaatattgttgaaatttttgcagatttattaaaaaagaaaaactgaaatattacacagccataagtattcagacccttggctcagtatttagtagaagcacccttttgagctaatacagccatgagtctttttggggaatgatgcaacaagtttttcacacctggatttggggatcatctgccattcctccttacagatcctctccagttctgtcaggttggatggtgaacattggtgggcagccatttccaggtctttccagagatgctcaattgggtttaagtcagggctctggctgggccattcaaaaacagttctatcttgttctcatcagaccagagaatcttatttctcaccaacttggagtccttcaggtgttttttagcaaactttcatgtgtcttgcactgaggagaggcttccgtcaggccactagtcataaagccccgactggtggatggctgcggtgatggttgactttctagaaatttctcccatctcccgactgcatctctggagctcagccacagtgatctttgggttcttctgtacctctctcaccaaggctcttctcccccaattgctcagtttggctggacggccagctctaggaaggtttCTGATCTTTACAAACGTCTtacatttcaggattatggcgGCCACTgcgctcttaggaaccttaaatgcagcagaatttttttgtaacctttggccagatctgtgccttgccacaattctgtctctgagctcttcaggcagttcctttgacctcatgattctcatttgctctgacatgcactgtgagctgtaaagtcttatatagacaggggcgtggctttcctaatcaagtccaagtccaatcagaataatcaaacacacctggactccaatgaaggtgtagaaccattttaaggatgatcagaagaaatggacagcacctgagtgtcacagcaaagggtctgaatacttatggctgtatgatatttcagtttttctttttttataaatcagcaaaaatgtcaacaattattttttttctgtcaatatggggtgctgtgtatacattaatgagggaaaaattaacttaaatgattttaacaagtggctgcaatataacaaagagtgaaggatttaagggggtctgaaaaccttccgtacccactgtatatagatagatagatagagagatagatagatagatagatagatagatagatagatagatagatagatagatagatagatagatagatagatagatagatagatagatagatagatagatagatagatagatagatagatagcaaAACAATAATGCAATCCATTCTTGGACATCAGTATAGTATTTGTTTCtacatatattttcatattatttaaTGATCATTTTAACATTACAACAGCATTATTGTTCTTAGCTGACTGGCTGGAATAAATCACATGGTTGTACTGCCTTAAAGTGAGGTTTGTTGTTCATTTTGACTTATTATTAACGGGTTAACCATAAATTTAATGCTTATTCTTGGTTTTCTCTCAAGTATGGCAGTCCTCATTGTGTATGCATTATAGAATAACACCAGTCAAGTGCATCACTGTCAAACTCTTAGGTTTACACCAAAGACACAACAATAACAGCCATTTAATAGGCGAGGTGCAAACAGATCCTCAGCAACCTATCCTCCACTTGAGAATGATAATTCACTTAAAAGTTAATACATTGGGCAGCAAAAGAGCTTTAGACGGTGATGTGGGGTGTACACGTATAACTGGGGTGTTATGGGCAGTGACATCTGCCAAGTCATTTATCAGCAGACTCTCTCGGCGAGAGAGGCCAGATCAAATTACAGAGGTTTCTATGGGCTCAACAATAGCCAGCtataaataaacacacagaGGGTTTTCCACACTCAATAAGACACCCACACGTGAAAACAGAGAGCACATATGTACAAACGTGTATGTTTTAATCAACATGCTATGGCAATTAAAGGTAAATATTAGGCGCAAAACATGGAACCCTGTTTATAGGTCTACATAACTGGGGATGAAAGAGGAGTAATTCAATTCAGCAATGTCCCAACAGAATACAAAGCAGCTTCCCAAAGTTATTTGCAGCTCAGTCCATCAATAAACGACAGGTGCAACATCCTCAAAAACAAACCTATTAGCTTTCTGCCCATTGCGACAAAATCATCAGTCTCttctttaaacacacacaagtgtTCCATGCTAATTCATGGATTGCTTTGTCAAGTTATTTGAAATGAATCTAAAGATAATATTAACCGAACTAGTCATGTGGGAGGTCAGGATACACCTGCACAATGCTGCGCCACTCTTGTgactacaaatgtttttttatatttattactgcgcaattaatgtaaatatttatgtttgtatgttttctgcCAACTCTCCCGGTGCTTTCTCCCGTTTGTATATCTGGAATGTGCTTTGGAATTCTGCTTAGCAACAAGTGACCAGATAAATTCAGAGCTGTTCTGTTGACCTACAATACTGCAAATTTAAGTTTTAATATGAATTAAGAAAGTGAGTTTCTCCATGGGGCAAAATGCTTTACTGTAAGAACCTGAAACATTAAGTGCAACAAGTCACTATAACAAGCAAGTAACAAATTCATACACATGCGCACAGATATACATTCTGTGTGAACACACTTCCATCTGCTACAGTCTGTGTCCAAATGCTGAGTGTTGTATGTCAGGGCAGAGTTCTAAAGTTGAGAGGCCGACAGCAAATCCAGATGACACCATTCcacttttgaaatgaaaaggGGGCAGGGCATGAGAGTTCCCTTTGCATGCAGACATGATATATAcaacatgaacaaaataaagTCCACAAAGAACTTGACATCAGCCTGTCAAACACCTGTGGGGTGGACTACAACAGAAAATACCACTGACCTCTGTCCTCACAAATCTAGATGAATGGACAAACTTTCACACTTAATAGTCATGTCCATAAGGGTTGACCAAGGGTTTTTAATTGCACTTTTGTGTACGATCTGCagtgaccatccatccatccatccattttccgagccgcttctcctcactagggtcgcgggcgtgctggagcctatcccagctatcatcgggcaggaggcggggtacaccctgaactggttgccagccaatcgcagggcacatacaaacaaacaaccattcacactcacattcacacctacgggcaatttagagttgccaattaacctaccatgcatgttttttgggatgtgggaggaaaccgcagtgcccggagaaaacccacgcaggcacgaggagaacatgtaaactccacacaggcggggccggggattgaacctaggtcctcagaactgtgaggcagacgctctaaccagtcgcccaccgtgccgcagtgACCATAcagttatgttaaaaaaaaaataaaaaaatacaaaaccttAAATTCATGAATGGTCATCACAtgatcacatactgtacaacaagAATTTGTTTTGGTGTGTATGTTAAAGTTGAcaaagaagtgaagaaacataTTCCATCCTCCAGGTTGCTACCCTTTTTTCCACTTAGTCTGTCAGCACCAAAGCCCAGACAACCATATCTCGGAGTACAGTGGGATCAAGTGTCGTGCGGATAACAACAGCGGAACAGT from Phycodurus eques isolate BA_2022a chromosome 10, UOR_Pequ_1.1, whole genome shotgun sequence includes:
- the zgc:113184 gene encoding uncharacterized protein zgc:113184 — encoded protein: MEAAYRELYQEFVRLKSLCLRQAALLHRLMTTLQEAKGASNGDLSAKRIQEIPVHFQGNTISAHNPTAQSDLYARPPNENTSHLLAEDMSKLSMKASYGKAQQKMSLAQDSLTNRFSCDPPSEGGSHHNSRMSLSDCQFLGFDLQSLPGRLLMSDVTLHSHVCDFCQAVFPGHTTTRGEFLQHLHNHVT